The Huiozyma naganishii CBS 8797 chromosome 3, complete genome genome contains a region encoding:
- the MRPL20 gene encoding mitochondrial 54S ribosomal protein mL58 (similar to Saccharomyces cerevisiae MRPL20 (YKR085C); ancestral locus Anc_5.682) produces MAGSTGQRRDTDEDADKSPLRSGPCTIYNAQKSAWNPRGYLKYKWSPGVHFDPAPSSPTGSINSETIPRSFIPKSDPRAAQRGPPPSPLHTDVALAPRVLEGKRHEKSYHLTPSDVQRIQELRARDSAKHTRKRLANMFHVSPLFISMVSTAPAAQTLEMRTRLAQIQSNWSEGRTRARRDAHRRKQLWYRA; encoded by the coding sequence ATGGCCGGGTCCACCGGGCAGCGGCGGGATACGGACGAGGATGCGGACAAGTCGCCGCTGCGCTCTGGGCCTTGCACTATATACAACGCGCAGAAATCTGCGTGGAACCCACGCGGGTACCTCAAGTACAAGTGGTCCCCCGGGGTGCACTTCGACCCGGCGCCGTCGTCTCCCACGGGGAGCATCAACAGCGAGACGATCCCACGAAGCTTCATTCCGAAGAGTGACCCGCGTGCAGCGCAGCGCGGGCCTCCACCATCGCCCTTACACACGGACGTAGCATTGGCGCCGCGTGTTCTCGAGGGGAAACGCCACGAGAAGAGCTACCATCTGACCCCCAGTGACGTACAACGGATCCAAGAGTTACGTGCTAGAGACTCAGCGAAACATACCCGCAAGAGACTCGCGAACATGTTCCACGTTTCCCCGCTGTTCATCTCAATGGTGTCCACGGCACCAGCGGCGCAGACGCTCGAGATGCGCACCAGGCTCGCGCAGATCCAGAGCAACTGGAGCGAGGGCAGGACTAGGGCAAGACGCGACGCACACCGCCGCAAACAGCTCTGGTACCGTGCGTGA
- the CDC21 gene encoding thymidylate synthase (similar to Saccharomyces cerevisiae CDC21 (YOR074C); ancestral locus Anc_5.678) translates to MSEEQQYLDLCERIIEKGEFRPDRTGTGTLSLFAPPQLRFSLADGQFPLLTTKRVFTKGVILELLWFVAGCTDGKKLSEQGVRIWDGNGSREYLDQLGLTDRREGDLGPVYGFQWRHFGAKYKTCDDDYTGQGVDQLQQLIHKLKTTPYDRRLIMSAWNPPDFPLMALPPCHVFSQFYVSKPREGVQGAKPRLSCLLYQRSCDMGLGVPFNIASYALLTIMIAHVCGMEPGEFIHTLGDAHVYKDHVDPLREQISRDPRPFPKLVIKRDVTDIDDFKFEDFEIQDYNPHPKITMKMSV, encoded by the coding sequence ATGAGCGAGGAACAGCAGTACTTGGATCTGTGCGAGCGGATCATCGAGAAGGGCGAGTTTCGGCCCGATAGGACGGGAACTGGGACGCTATCGCTGTTCGCGCCACCCCAGTTGCGGTTCTCGCTAGCGGACGGTCAGTTCCCGCTGCTGACGACGAAGCGGGTGTTTACGAAGGGTGTGATTCTGGAGCTGCTGTGGTTTGTTGCCGGTTGCACGGATGGGAAGAAACTGAGCGAACAGGGCGTGCGGATCTGGGATGGGAACGGGTCCAGGGAGTATCTGGACCAATTAGGGCTCACGGACAGGCGTGAGGGCGACCTGGGCCCCGTGTACGGGTTCCAATGGCGACATTTTGGTGCCAAGTACAAGACCTGCGACGACGACTACACTGGGCAAGGTGTTGACCAGTTGCAACAACTGATCCACAAGCTCAAGACGACTCCGTATGACCGGAGACTGATCATGAGCGCTTGGAACCCGCCGGACTTCCCCCTGATGGCACTGCCCCCCTGCCATGTGTTCTCGCAGTTCTACGTGAGCAAGCCTCGAGAGGGCGTTCAGGGCGCGAAACCACGGCTCTCATGCCTCCTGTACCAGAGATCCTGCGATATGGGGCTCGGAGTGCCCTTCAACATCGCGTCATACGCGTTGCTCACGATCATGATCGCGCACGTCTGCGGAATGGAGCCAGGCGAGTTCATACACACCCTCGGCGACGCGCACGTGTACAAGGACCATGTGGATCCCCTGCGCGAACAGATCTCCAGGGACCCAAGACCGTTCCCAAAACTCGTCATCAAAAGAGATGTGACGGATATCGACGACTTCAAGTTCGAGGACTTCGAGATCCAGGACTACAACCCTCACCCAAAGATCACCATGAAGATGAGCGTGTAA
- the KNAG0C06450 gene encoding uncharacterized protein (similar to Saccharomyces cerevisiae HBS1 (YKR084C) and SKI7 (YOR076C); ancestral locus Anc_5.680), which yields MVPLQDEFASLHCQITNRQDEMSYSDYSDGYSDEGVQFRTEADLDAYLDDEEYDLMGAMVPRVRKLLASRAPNKQFSSFQVKQALWDSGFDVESAVIACVRPIQRLRNQHLHLHTHLHLLLPLPLPLATDSFDWLEEEDPEDEARSRSSKQAEPQRFTHKRATKPTKPRSPVDVAQYLRGMKPHLSFVVLGHVDSGKSTLMGRVLYDVGVVSQQQLHKLQRESEKIGKSSFHLAWVMDQTSEERERGVTVSICTSEFETKGGAFTIVDAPGHRDFVPNTIGGVYQSDVALLTIDCNVNGFESGFDLDGQTKEHTLLARSMDIRTVVVAMNKMDTVNWSQKRFEEIRGKLTPYFREIGFQDDQIKWVPLSGMTGEGVHKIPYPSQQYWYHGPTLIELLESLAEVPAEKNVVDAPFLFSVMESDPSSKKNDEAIITGKLESGSIQPGETINIYPSEQSALVDKIMFGKDDTVKPVAVKGEFVSLRLRQAFPKEIENGDIAAAVTVDDVQVMRTLKLRLLTFKMNRPLLPGTSVMLFHGVYEQPARISKLIALLDKADPTKVQKRKVKHLPSNQIAVVEVELTDKRQWLPVLPFDKNKHLSRIILRKDGRSIATGVVIE from the coding sequence ATGGTGCCATTGCAAGATGAGTTTGCTTCGCTCCACTGTCAGATAACCAACAGACAGGACGAGATGTCGTACAGTGACTACAGCGACGGGTACAGCGACGAAGGTGTGCAATTCCGCACGGAGGCGGACCTGGACGCGTACttggacgacgaggagtACGATCTGATGGGCGCGATGGTGCCTCGGGTTCGCAAGTTGCTTGCGAGCAGGGCCCCGAACAAGCAGTTCAGCTCGTTCCAAGTGAAACAGGCCCTGTGGGACTCAGGGTTTGACGTAGAGTCAGCGGTGATCGCCTGTGTCCGGCCAATTCAAAGGCTGCGAAACCAACACCTACACCTACACACACACCTACACCTGCTCCTGCCCCTGCCCCTGCCCCTCGCCACAGACTCCTTTGACTGGcttgaggaggaggatcCAGAAGACGAGGCACGCTCGCGGAGCAGCAAGCAGGCAGAACCGCAACGGTTCACGCACAAGAGGGCGACGAAACCCACAAAACCACGATCCCCAGTGGACGTCGCACAGTACTTGCGCGGGATGAAGCCGCATCTCAGCTTTGTAGTGCTGGGCCACGTCGATTCAGGGAAGTCGACACTTATGGGAAGGGTCCTCTACGACGTAGGTGTCGTctcgcagcagcaactgcaCAAACTGCAAAGAGAGTCAGAGAAGATCGGTAAGTCCTCCTTCCACTTGGCGTGGGTCATGGACCAAACCAGCGAGGAAAGAGAGCGCGGTGTCACCGTCTCAATCTGTACTAGTGAGTTCGAAACCAAAGGTGGAGCATTCACGATCGTGGACGCCCCTGGGCACCGTGATTTTGTGCCCAACACCATTGGAGGTGTCTACCAGTCCGATGTCGCGCTCTTGACCATAGACTGTAACGTCAACGGGTTCGAGTCCGGGTTCGACCTCGACGGCCAGACGAAGGAACACACGCTGCTGGCAAGATCCATGGATATCCGCACCGTCGTCGTAGCGATGAACAAGATGGACACGGTCAATTGGTCACAGAAGAGGTTTGAGGAGATCAGGGGCAAACTGACACCGTACTTCCGCGAGATCGGGTTTCAGGACGACCAGATCAAGTGGGTGCCCCTCAGCGGGATGACGGGTGAAGGTGTACACAAGATCCCATACCCTAGCCAACAGTACTGGTACCATGGACCAACTTTGATCGAGTTACTGGAGTCCCTAGCGGAAGTACCCGCGGAGAAAAACGTCGTCGACGCGCCGTTCCTCTTCTCAGTAATGGAGAGCGACCCGtcatcgaagaagaacgacgagGCCATAATCACGGGGAAACTGGAGAGCGGGAGTATCCAACCTGGGGAAACAATCAACATCTACCCATCGGAACAGAGCGCTCTTGTCGACAAGATAATGTTCGGGAAGGACGATACGGTGAAGCCCGTAGCCGTGAAGGGCGAGTTCGTGTCGTTGAGATTGCGCCAGGCTTTCCCCAAGGAAATTGAGAATGGGGATATCGCTGCTGCGGTGACGGTCGACGACGTCCAAGTGATGCGGACTTTGAAACTGAGACTGCTCACGTTCAAGATGAATAGACCACTGCTGCCGGGCACTTCCGTCATGCTTTTCCATGGGGTGTACGAACAGCCGGCGCGGATCAGCAAGCTGATCGCTCTGTTGGACAAGGCGGATCCGACAAAAGtacagaagaggaaagtaAAGCACTTGCCCTCGAATCAAATCGCCGTGGTCGAGGTAGAGCTCACAGATAAGAGGCAGTGGCTCCCCGTGCTACCATTTGACAAGAATAAGCATCTGAGCAGAATCATCCTCAGAAAGGACGGGAGGTCCATTGCTACAGGTGTGGTCATTGAGTGA
- the UFE1 gene encoding Ufe1p (similar to Saccharomyces cerevisiae UFE1 (YOR075W); ancestral locus Anc_5.679), which translates to MRDLTRVFQAAAGGIGGVSAGVVSSKKPEAEGDTFVKECEVLFRLIRELLRVLREVAPEYRGPSGGPDVDVDVQDRFDTEFTLQFQQYCQKYKQLERYELGRQELVARQAQGKRAKNTASVLHNDMRNRFRLGVLSCLNLSIGTVSKRFTSMQQDRLRQQRTFQQLEFAPSEGAVLEQDAEDHGSAVSISQSSQTETVQDEVRLYEETMSKLTQEQLQILATEHEELLHAKDEQLENVERINKTILDIVSLQNELSTHLQTQSQNITAMLDNQDEVELNIDRGNKQLRKAQRSASYSAKMITWMAILMAIMILFVDFIN; encoded by the coding sequence ATGCGGGATCTCACGAGGGTGTTTcaggctgctgctggtggtaTTGGTGGTGTTTCAGCGGGTGTCGTGTCCTCAAAGAAGCCGGAGGCCGAGGGCGACACGTTCGTTAAGGAGTGTGAGGTACTCTTCCGGCTGATACGGGAACTGCTGCGGGTTCTGCGGGAGGTGGCACCGGAGTACAGGGGCCCCAGTGGTGGTCCCGACGTGGATGTAGACGTGCAGGACCGGTTTGACACGGAGTTCACGCTGCAGTTCCAGCAGTACTGCCAGAAGTACAAGCAATTGGAGAGGTACGAGTTGGGCAGGCAGGAGCTTGTTGCTCGGCAGGCCCAGGGGAAGAGGGCGAAGAACACTGCCTCTGTGCTACATAATGACATGCGGAACAGGTTTAGACTAGGGGTGCTCAGTTGCCTCAATCTGTCGATCGGTACCGTTTCGAAACGGTTCACCTCGATGCAGCAGGACAGGTTACGGCAGCAGCGGACTTTCCAGCAGTTGGAGTTTGCCCCCTCGGAGGGTGCTGTGCTGGAGCAAGACGCTGAGGATCATGGCAGTGCCGTCTCGATCTCGCAGAGCTCGCAGACGGAGACCGTGCAGGACGAGGTAAGGCTGTACGAGGAGACGATGTCCAAGTTGACACAGGAACAGTTGCAGATCCTCGCCACGGAGCACGAGGAGCTTCTCCACGCGAAGGATGAGCAGCTGGAGAACGTGGAGCGCATTAACAAAACGATCCTCGACATCGTCTCGCTGCAAAACGAACTCTCGACGCACTTGCAAACGCAGTCCCAGAATATCACCGCGATGCTAGACAACCAAGATGAGGTTGAGCTGAATATTGACCGCGGGAACAAGCAACTGCGGAAGGCGCAGCGATCGGCCTCGTACTCGGCAAAGATGATTACCTGGATGGCAATCCTCATGGCGATTATGATCCTGTTTGTCGACTTCATCAACTAA
- the KNAG0C06400 gene encoding uncharacterized protein (similar to Saccharomyces cerevisiae YKR075C and YOR062C; ancestral locus Anc_5.663): MTSLDDSIISRQNLMLLDNVTNYNKAAIDYFHHKFSDELLELPVSWTMLLKMRKHKLLRLPSCAIEDDDDYRMYLVRLHHCLWRRWSINYYKLNKTKLNPLAINWNKETDVTVLYGPDLLPAKDGHASSFQQQLHEDGARLRSSFLKDPVYEDIDESYDSADDSLSCALSSSVDSHTESIFDRASCLKQSPRHYRPKQSLRFKNTVLKRTLDEKDHPLESSVCINDIYAGRGVEYILHPHRRHSKRCNKVKSTASRQQSDIVSDTEEAKEFRAILSDVRV, translated from the coding sequence ATGACAAGTCTCGACGACAGTATAATCTCGAGGCAGAACCTCATGCTGCTTGACAATGTGacaaactacaacaagGCCGCAATAGACTACTTCCACCACAAGTTCAGCGACGAGCTGCTGGAATTACCCGTATCCTGGACGATGCTGCTCAAGATGCGGAAACACAAGCTGCTACGGTTGCCCAGCTGCGCTatcgaggacgacgacgattACCGCATGTACCTCGTGCGGTTGCACCACTGTCTCTGGAGACGCTGGTCTATAAATTACTacaaactgaacaagacgAAGTTAAACCCGCTGGCGATCAACTGGAATAAAGAAACGGACGTTACAGTGCTCTACGGGCCAGATTTGCTTCCCGCGAAGGACGGCCATGCCTCGTCGTtccagcaacaactgcacGAGGACGGTGCAAGGTTACGTTCgtcgtttttgaaggacCCAGTTTACGAAGATATCGATGAGTCGTACGATAGTGCAGATGACTCGCTGTCCTGTGCGCTATCATCCTCAGTGGATTCTCACACAGAGTCCATCTTCGACAGAGCCTCGTGTTTGAAACAGTCTCCTCGGCACTACCGTCCGAAACAATCCCTCCGGTTCAAAAATACAGTGCTAAAGCGTACTCTGGACGAAAAGGACCACCCATTGGAATCCTCCGTCTGTATCAACGACATTTACGCTGGTCGCGGCGTAGAGTACATACTCCACCCGCACAGAAGACACTCCAAACGGTGCAACAAGGTCAAATCCACGGCGAGTCGCCAGCAGAGCGATATCGTCAGCGATACAGAGGAGGCAAAAGAGTTCAGGGCCATCCTGTCGGATGTCCGCGTAtag
- the MSA2 gene encoding Msa2p (similar to Saccharomyces cerevisiae YKR077W and YOR066W; ancestral locus Anc_5.668), whose product MFAAESRKRRASVNNEGQLAAKRYHAGALSTPYKNSIPMELSSSPTSEALFSSVARNDQLLMSSPPVAALKRKQVPQLHTPIRLCLNIGTDGKAHIGSLSSPETPPTKVLDAGRAVEEDKENSLLTEVSQIGEKSKILNLLKQMKNGGNSPTKQRGKRAGATAPPVHVPAPAPASPPRDQHPSQPLSPIAPNNSNRLSANYMPHAPATPGSNFNLSYIRTGLTPNISSMDKILFDNIQSSYAQQTPHRTENKNNLRSQLINLQHTLSPKLYSAAKKTSPQTVTPRSKYTGGDPLLMAYDDHWSDIMSQNGGTNVMATPHGSAPTTAIKNSNSMSAFGTPSLKVTEPETPRTQQSNLTTAGVTNSSPALMPNSKTQAQLNTRGSAQSNSTLQCTPLIQQSMAGLLSAKMLPNMAVSPKGTHETPEPIDEFQSETVTDDACTALKQLIYRPS is encoded by the coding sequence ATGTTTGCAGCAGAGTCGAGGAAGAGAAGGGCAAGCGTGAACAACGAGGGTCAATTGGCCGCTAAACGGTACCATGCAGGTGCACTCTCAACACCGTACAAGAACTCCATACCCATGGAACTGTCCAGTTCCCCCACGAGCGAGGCGTTGTTTTCTAGTGTCGCGAGAAACGACCAGTTGCTCATGAGTTCCCCTCCAGTGGCCgctttgaaaaggaaacagGTGCCCCAACTACATACTCCTATCCGGCTGTGCCTGAATATCGGGACAGACGGGAAGGCACACATTGGGTCCCTGTCGTCTCCGGAAACCCCCCCCACGAAGGTGCTGGATGCTGGAAGGGCTGTAGAGGAGGATAAGGAGAACTCGTTGCTTACAGAGGTCTCGCAAATTGGggagaagagcaagatcTTAAATCTGCTCAAACAGATGAAAAACGGAGGCAATTCCCCCACTAAGCAGAGGGGAAAGCGTGCTGGAGCAACGGCACCACCAGTGCATGTGCCAGCACCCGCACCTGCGTCACCACCGCGTGATCAACACCCGTCGCAGCCATTGAGTCCAATTGCACCAAATAACAGCAACAGACTCTCCGCGAACTATATGCCGCACGCACCAGCGACCCCGGGATCAAACTTTAACTTGAGCTATATACGCACGGGGCTCACCCCGAACATCTCATCCATGGACAAGATCTTGTTCGATAACATACAATCGTCGTACGCACAGCAGACACCACACCGCACAGAGAACAAAAATAACCTACGCAGCCAGCTGATTAACTTACAACATACACTGTCTCCAAAACTGTACTCTGCAGCGAAGAAGACCTCCCCACAAACGGTAACACCCCGTTCAAAGTACACGGGCGGTGACCCGCTGCTGATGGCGTACGATGACCATTGGTCCGACATCATGAGCCAGAACGGGGGCACCAACGTGATGGCTACCCCGCATGGGTCAGCACCAACCACTGCCATCAAGAACTCGAACTCAATGAGCGCATTCGGGACCCCAAGTCTCAAAGTCACAGAACCAGAGACACCCAGGACACAGCAGTCCAATTTGACCACCGCGGGTGTCACGAACAGTTCTCCAGCCCTCATGCCGAACAGCAAGACGCAAGCGCAGCTCAACACAAGAGGTTCTGCCCAGAGTAACAGCACTTTACAGTGCACACCTTTGATACAACAATCGATGGCTGGACTACTGAGCGCCAAGATGTTGCCCAACATGGCTGTCTCGCCAAAGGGGACCCACGAGACGCCAGAACCGATAGACGAATTCCAATCCGAGACGGTAACGGACGACGCCTGTACAGCATTGAAGCAGCTGATCTACCGCCCGTCCTGA
- the ECM4 gene encoding S-glutathionyl-(chloro)hydroquinone reductase (similar to Saccharomyces cerevisiae ECM4 (YKR076W); ancestral locus Anc_5.667), protein MSKQWAGKDGAFKRQQSSFKEIVSPSHPVYKPEMGRYWLYVSLACPWAHRTLITRAIKGLTNVIGVTVVHWHLDEKGWRLLTSNESLGVKAYTLAGGISTSKEDRSYAVGAIPNNSARLFVDSTFDPNNGFDRLSQLYYKSDPEYNARFTVPVLWDKKTNTIVNNESASIIRMFNSGVFDEFAGSDATGYDLTPKSLTPQIDEFNGWVYDNINNGVYKAGFAESAEVYEKEVTNVFENLDKVEKILADKYAKLEADLGKDARDKILQRFFTVGEQLTEADVRLYTTIIRFDPVYVQHFKCNFTTIRDGYPYIHLWLRNLYWNFDSFKETTNFEHIKLHYTRSHTRINFLGITPLGPKPDIRPL, encoded by the coding sequence ATGTCTAAACAGTGGGCTGGTAAAGACGGTGCTTTCAAGAGACAGCAGTCGtcgttcaaagagatcGTTTCCCCCTCGCACCCGGTGTACAAACCCGAAATGGGCAGGTACTGGCTGTACGTCTCGCTGGCGTGTCCCTGGGCACACAGAACACTGATCACTAGGGCGATCAAGGGGCTCACCAACGTCATTGGTGTCACCGTTGTGCACTGGCACCTGGACGAAAAGGGGTGGAGACTGCTTACAAGCAACGAGTCCCTAGGTGTCAAGGCGTACACTCTGGCAGGTGGCATCTCTACCTCCAAGGAGGACCGCTCGTACGCCGTCGGTGCTATCCCCAACAACTCCGCGCGTCTGTTCGTCGACTCGACGTTTGACCCGAACAACGGGTTTGACAGACTCTCGCAGCTTTACTACAAGAGCGACCCGGAGTACAACGCCAGGTTCACCGTCCCTGTCCTATGGGATAAGAAGACCAACACCATCGTAAACAACGAGTCTGCTTCTATCATCCGTATGTTCAACTCCGGTGTCTTTGACGAGTTCGCAGGCAGTGACGCGACAGGGTACGATTTGACCCCAAAGAGCCTCACCCCACAGATCGACGAGTTCAACGGGTGGGTGTACGATAACATCAACAACGGGGTGTACAAGGCCGGGTTCGCAGAGTCCGCAGAGGTGTACGAGAAGGAGGTCACGAACGTTTTCGAAAACTTGGACAAAGTCGAGAAGATTTTGGCTGACAAGTACGCCAAGCTTGAGGCTGATTTGGGCAAGGACGCCCGCGACAAGATCCTGCAGCGGTTCTTCACCGTCGGCGAACAACTCACCGAGGCAGACGTCAGACTGTACACCACCATCATCAGGTTCGACCCGGTCTACGTCCAGCACTTCAAGTGCAACTTCACCACCATCAGGGACGGGTACCCTTACATCCACCTGTGGCTCAGAAACCTGTACTGGAACTTCGACTCGTTCAAGGAGACTACAAACTTCGAACACATCAAGCTCCACTACACAAGATCGCACACAAGAATCAACTTCTTGGGCATCACCCCTCTAGGCCCAAAGCCAGACATCAGACCCTTATGA
- the TRZ1 gene encoding tRNase Z (similar to Saccharomyces cerevisiae TRZ1 (YKR079C); ancestral locus Anc_5.671): MFTISTVTQRTSDTGHPLLLLQSNHGDKYLIGNVSEGAQRAVTENKIRLSKLSNIFLTGQLDWFNVGGLPGLILTIADQGREKLCLHYGSPLLDYVVATWRSFIFRFRIGLSNRIAPEDPYRDDVVEVTTHCIRSGAGETHLSRNSFLRSIVGKMFPRDADPAATASQEPFVNVNLPQVDLQQSTTCYEIAFKPIRGKFKVQEAIKLGVPKGPSFAILAKGGTVTLDSGAKVTPEQVLESQRKFAKILVVDIPDNSYLSELYTKFKGYDATDLGVVYYFLADSVVISPELLKFMELFHGNSSVNHIVSHKNLSLNNIAFRGSAVTTLKLKSLQNTSYNLPRVDQLFSKDFYDCFQINTPEGCTVVQENETPLSSSIPRENIHVLSKHTTVTISPFTPLRDPLHCDITAAEDTFSWEHLYNEHIKPLELPSKPTYEKLITQEIDINHFNSGDSNKEDHVEIVTLGTGSALPSKYRNVISTLLKVPFRDTDGQLSQRMVLLDAGENTMGTLNRMFSSCQVRDIFQNLKLMYLSHLHADHHLGIVSILLKWYEVNRDIADSRLFLVVPWQYNNFVREWLKLEAPEVLSRITYISNEHFISGTNIRLETKPLNWDELELSADGSRGSPPKKKRLDESSSFRDLVSIRELYKKLHMKQIQTCRAIHCNWAYSSTMEFELDAVRSFKVSYSGDTRPNVRNFANGIGQGSDLLIHEATLDNELTEDAVKKRHCTINEAIEVSNAMRAKKLILTHFSQRYPKAPSVDGNLAVFAREYCFAFDGMIIDYEILGDQMSILPYLGKVFVEEQKEEEETAGEGELVDT, translated from the coding sequence ATGTTCACCATCTCTACCGTGACGCAGCGCACTTCCGATACAGGCCACCCACTGCTGCTTCTACAATCGAACCATGGGGACAAGTACCTGATCGGGAACGTCTCTGAGGGGGCTCAGAGAGCTGTcacagaaaacaaaatcaGACTGTCCAAACTTTCCAATATCTTTCTCACAGGTCAACTAGACTGGTTTAACGTCGGTGGGTTGCCCGGGCTTATTCTCACCATAGCGGACCAGGGAAGAGAGAAACTCTGTCTGCATTACGGGAGTCCGCTTCTCGATTACGTTGTTGCCACGTGGAGATCGTTTATATTCCGTTTCCGAATCGGACTGAGCAATAGAATCGCACCGGAAGACCCCTACAGAGACGATGTAGTCGAAGTGACTACACATTGTATCAGGAGCGGTGCTGGTGAGACCCATCTATCGCGTAACTCGTTCCTGCGGAGTATAGTAGGTAAAATGTTCCCGCGAGACGCAGACCCAGCAGCGACCGCCTCACAGGAACCCTTCGTGAACGTTAATCTACCACAGGTGGACTTGCAACAATCAACGACTTGTTACGAAATAGCGTTCAAGCCAATAAGGGGCAAATTCAAAGTACAAGAAGCCATCAAGCTCGGGGTACCGAAGGGTCCCTCCTTCGCAATCTTGGCAAAGGGTGGGACCGTCACGCTCGATAGCGGTGCGAAGGTGACCCCAGAACAAGTGTTGGAATCTCAGAGGAAGTTTGCGAAAATACTCGTTGTGGATATCCCAGACAACTCGTACCTTTCCGAACTCTACACAAAGTTCAAAGGTTACGATGCAACGGACTTAGGGGTTGTCTACTACTTCTTAGCTGATTCCGTCGTGATCTCTCCCgaacttttgaaattcaTGGAACTGTTCCACGGGAACAGTTCAGTGAACCATATTGTCTCGCATAAAAACCTCTCTCTGAACAACATTGCATTTAGAGGCAGCGCAGTGACCACGTTAAAGCTGAAATCGTTGCAAAACACCTCTTATAACTTACCACGGGTTGATCAACTGTTTTCGAAGGATTTTTACGACTGCTTCCAAATCAACACTCCAGAGGGCTGCACCGTGgtacaagaaaatgaaacaCCTCTATCATCATCCATCCCAAGGGAAAACATACACGTACTGTCAAAGCACACGACGGTGACAATTTCCCCCTTCACACCGCTAAGGGATCCTCTGCACTGTGATAtaacagcagcagaggaTACTTTTTCGTGGGAGCACCTGTACAACGAGCATATAAAACCGTTGGAGTTGCCCTCGAAACCAACCTACGAAAAGTTGATTACACAGGAGATAGACATCAACCATTTTAACAGTGGAGACTCCAACAAAGAAGACCACGTTGAGATTGTTACTCTCGGTACGGGGAGCGCCCTGCCCTCCAAATACAGGAATGTCATTTCGACGCTCCTCAAAGTACCGTTTAGAGATACGGATGGCCAACTGTCTCAGCGGATGGTGCTACTAGATGCCGGTGAAAACACGATGGGAACACTAAACAGAATGTTCTCGTCTTGTCAAGTTCGTgacattttccaaaatttgaagCTCATGTACCTCAGTCATCTGCACGCAGACCATCATTTGGGTATCGTTTCAATCCTGTTGAAGTGGTACGAGGTTAACCGCGACATTGCTGACTCTCGTCTGTTTCTGGTGGTGCCATGGCAGTACAACAACTTTGTGAGGGAATGGCTCAAACTGGAAGCACCTGAAGTGCTTTCCCGAATTACTTATATCAGTAACGAACACTTCATCAGCGGTACCAATATACGTCTGGAGACCAAACCGTTGAATTGGGACGAGTTGGAACTGTCTGCCGATGGTTCTCGCGGATCGCCcccaaaaaagaagagattGGACGAGTCGTCGTCCTTCAGAGACCTTGTCTCGATACGTGAGCTTTACAAAAAGCTACACATGAAACAAATTCAAACGTGTCGTGCGATCCATTGCAATTGGGCGTACTCTTCCACCATGGAGTTTGAGCTGGACGCGGTGCGTAGTTTCAAAGTATCGTATTCTGGTGACACGAGGCCGAACGTGAGGAATTTCGCGAATGGGATAGGGCAGGGATCGGACCTGTTGATCCATGAGGCGACACTGGATAACGAGTTGACCGAGGACGCTGTCAAGAAACGGCACTGTACGATCAACGAAGCCATTGAGGTTTCGAACGCGATGCGGgccaagaaactgattcTAACGCATTTCTCACAGAGGTACCCTAAGGCTCCATCAGTGGACGGTAACCTCGCGGTTTTTGCCCGTGAGTACTGTTTTGCCTTCGATGGCATGATCATAGACTACGAGATTCTGGGCGACCAGATGTCAATACTGCCATATTTGGGTAAAGTGTTTGTGGAGGAgcagaaggaggaggaagagacCGCTGGAGAGGGCGAGCTTGTAGATACGTAA